A genomic region of bacterium contains the following coding sequences:
- a CDS encoding aspartate 1-decarboxylase has product MQRVMCKSKVCGLRVTHKSIEYEGSIELPPKVLEEADILPGEIVLVVNLNNGARFDTYVIKGEPGKCGLLGGAARLGDIGDKLLIISYEFMDTESAKLYNIKVVRVDDKNGIKK; this is encoded by the coding sequence ATGCAAAGGGTAATGTGTAAATCCAAAGTATGTGGCCTCAGAGTGACTCATAAGTCTATAGAATATGAAGGCTCAATTGAATTACCACCTAAGGTACTTGAAGAGGCAGATATTTTACCAGGTGAGATTGTTCTTGTTGTTAATTTAAATAATGGGGCAAGATTTGACACTTATGTGATAAAAGGTGAACCCGGTAAATGTGGCTTACTTGGTGGAGCAGCAAGACTTGGAGATATAGGAGATAAGTTACTCATCATATCCTACGAGTTTATGGATACAGAAAGTGCAAAGCTGTATAATATAAAAGTTGTAAGAGTGGATGACAAAAATGGCATCAAAAAATAA
- a CDS encoding polysaccharide deacetylase family protein, with product MLPILLYHEVTDFDFSGTWVTPHQFESQMRYLHKNGYTTITPYEIISTGSFGNSKSSIHNSNILITFDDGYESFYYKALPILLRYGFRATIFVVTNYIGRENLWDVSIGRRRRHISLAQLDELKKYGFIIGSHTRMHPDLTKIRLNQAKDEILNSKLELEDKLGSKVDFISYPFGRYNATILDLVKEAGYRLSFTSNPFVNSKSVLGRMGVYIIDSLANFKSKLYKKDSVYRTFEATKSVVINSLSPGTWIWKTLNPFSKGCI from the coding sequence ATGTTACCAATCCTACTTTATCATGAGGTAACTGACTTCGACTTTAGTGGAACTTGGGTAACACCACACCAATTTGAGTCCCAAATGCGATACTTACACAAAAATGGATATACTACTATAACTCCATATGAAATTATCTCCACAGGATCCTTCGGAAATTCTAAATCTTCAATCCACAATTCCAACATATTAATCACCTTTGATGACGGCTATGAATCTTTTTATTACAAGGCGTTACCTATTCTACTAAGATACGGATTTAGGGCTACAATTTTTGTAGTCACTAATTACATTGGAAGGGAGAATCTATGGGATGTAAGTATAGGGAGGAGAAGACGTCACATTAGTTTGGCTCAGTTAGATGAACTTAAAAAATACGGCTTCATAATCGGGTCACATACAAGGATGCACCCGGACCTTACAAAAATCAGACTTAATCAAGCAAAAGATGAGATATTAAATTCAAAACTTGAACTTGAAGATAAATTAGGCAGTAAAGTAGATTTTATATCATATCCATTTGGTAGGTACAATGCCACAATTCTTGACCTTGTAAAGGAAGCCGGCTACAGGCTATCGTTTACATCAAATCCTTTTGTAAATTCAAAGTCGGTATTAGGAAGAATGGGTGTATATATAATTGACAGCTTAGCAAATTTCAAGTCAAAGCTATACAAAAAGGATAGTGTATATCGCACATTTGAGGCTACAAAATCAGTAGTTATAAATTCGCTATCACCCGGCACATGGATATGGAAAACATTGAATCCTTTTTCAAAAGGGTGCATCTAA
- the tsaD gene encoding tRNA (adenosine(37)-N6)-threonylcarbamoyltransferase complex transferase subunit TsaD, giving the protein MDTSCDDTSAACIRGKQILSNIVFSQLFHSRYGGVVPELASRDHIKNIVPVVEEALKPVNLSELNGIGVTYGPGLIGSLLIGLSFAKSISYVLRIPFYGVNHIEGHIFSLFIEREIKTPFVALIVSGAHTELILVKRKGNYKLIGTTLDDAAGESFDKVARLLGFTYPGGPVIEKLALSGNRQAIRFPRAEVAGYDFSFSGLKTAVLYYLKKCKAQNIKYKTAELSDIAASFQEAAIDSLVDKLMAAATSFKIPRVGVAGGVAANSRLREKLKEVGEAKEIEVYFPKREFCTDNGVMIAVCAQYYLSKGKTSEFSLKANPGASLV; this is encoded by the coding sequence ATCGATACTTCTTGCGACGATACCTCTGCTGCTTGTATAAGAGGTAAGCAAATCCTATCAAATATTGTCTTTTCACAGCTATTTCATTCCAGATATGGAGGTGTGGTACCCGAACTTGCCTCAAGAGATCATATTAAAAATATCGTCCCTGTGGTAGAGGAGGCACTTAAACCTGTAAATCTATCGGAGCTAAATGGTATTGGAGTAACTTACGGACCCGGTCTCATCGGCTCCTTACTTATTGGGCTTTCGTTTGCAAAATCGATTAGTTATGTACTTAGGATTCCATTTTATGGGGTAAACCACATTGAAGGTCACATATTCTCTTTATTTATTGAGAGAGAGATTAAAACACCATTTGTTGCACTTATAGTATCAGGTGCACATACAGAACTTATACTTGTAAAAAGGAAAGGGAATTATAAACTTATAGGCACTACTTTAGATGATGCAGCTGGTGAGTCATTTGATAAGGTTGCAAGACTGCTCGGTTTCACCTATCCTGGTGGTCCGGTGATTGAAAAACTTGCTCTCAGTGGCAATCGTCAAGCAATAAGGTTTCCGAGAGCCGAAGTTGCTGGGTATGATTTTAGCTTTAGTGGACTTAAGACAGCTGTTCTTTATTACCTAAAGAAATGCAAAGCACAAAATATAAAATATAAAACTGCAGAGCTCTCAGATATAGCTGCTAGTTTTCAGGAGGCAGCTATTGATTCACTTGTAGATAAACTGATGGCTGCAGCAACCAGTTTTAAGATACCAAGAGTTGGAGTAGCTGGTGGTGTAGCAGCAAACTCAAGGCTTAGAGAGAAGTTAAAGGAGGTTGGAGAAGCTAAGGAAATAGAGGTATATTTTCCTAAAAGAGAATTTTGTACAGATAACGGAGTGATGATAGCTGTTTGTGCCCAATACTATCTCAGCAAAGGTAAGACGTCAGAGTTCTCACTTAAGGCAAATCCCGGTGCATCGCTTGTATGA
- a CDS encoding sugar phosphate nucleotidyltransferase, whose protein sequence is MSPFSVVILAAGIGKRMKTKIPKVMHLLCGKPILSYVIETAKSLNPSKIVVVVSPGIDNKHLLDISPTQCDSPIQFVVQNPPKGTGDAVLCTQPVFNEFDGSILVLCGDVPLLTTLTLNKLIKLHQAKGAVATILTAVVPDPSSYGRIVREGNEVMRIVEEADASQVEKEISEVNTGIYVFEKAPLFDALHKVKPSNAQREFYLTDTIEILRKMGLKICAFKVDDYHETIGINTKAALAEVESILQSRGWHYLKPLINADEYR, encoded by the coding sequence ATGAGTCCTTTTTCAGTTGTCATCCTTGCTGCTGGGATAGGTAAGAGGATGAAAACAAAAATTCCAAAAGTAATGCATCTCCTTTGTGGTAAGCCAATACTTTCGTATGTGATAGAGACTGCAAAAAGTTTAAATCCGTCTAAAATTGTGGTTGTCGTGAGTCCAGGGATAGATAATAAACATTTGCTCGATATTTCGCCTACTCAGTGTGACTCCCCAATTCAGTTCGTCGTCCAGAACCCACCTAAAGGAACGGGAGATGCAGTCCTATGTACACAGCCTGTATTCAATGAATTTGATGGCTCAATCCTCGTACTTTGCGGCGATGTCCCACTACTTACTACATTAACATTAAACAAGCTTATAAAGTTACATCAAGCGAAGGGAGCAGTTGCTACTATTCTTACTGCAGTAGTTCCAGACCCGAGTTCATATGGAAGAATAGTAAGAGAAGGAAACGAAGTTATGCGAATTGTAGAAGAGGCAGATGCTTCTCAAGTTGAAAAAGAAATCAGTGAAGTAAATACAGGTATTTATGTTTTTGAGAAAGCTCCACTGTTTGATGCTCTCCATAAAGTTAAACCATCAAATGCTCAGCGTGAGTTCTATCTCACTGATACCATAGAGATATTGCGTAAGATGGGATTAAAGATTTGTGCATTTAAAGTTGATGATTACCATGAAACTATCGGAATAAATACAAAAGCGGCACTTGCGGAGGTAGAGTCAATTCTTCAATCAAGAGGTTGGCATTATTTGAAACCGCTGATAAACGCTGATGAATACAGATAA
- the rsfS gene encoding ribosome silencing factor encodes MSPKKVAQSIANTLQAKKAEDIVIMNLAKVTDITNYFVVCTASSEIHSKALARSIEEKIGSPWHLEGYSHGYWILLDYLDVVVHIFLREARDYYGLERIWGDVPTIRIDTNIS; translated from the coding sequence GTGAGTCCAAAGAAGGTAGCACAATCTATAGCTAACACTTTACAAGCTAAGAAAGCAGAAGATATTGTAATTATGAACCTTGCTAAAGTAACAGACATAACCAATTATTTTGTTGTGTGTACAGCGAGTTCAGAGATTCACTCAAAAGCACTTGCAAGGAGTATTGAAGAAAAAATTGGCTCCCCGTGGCATCTTGAAGGTTATTCACACGGGTATTGGATTTTATTAGATTACTTAGATGTAGTAGTCCACATCTTCTTAAGAGAAGCACGTGACTACTATGGACTTGAGCGTATATGGGGGGATGTACCAACAATACGGATAGATACAAATATTAGTTGA
- a CDS encoding phosphomannomutase/phosphoglucomutase codes for MRGLVLNPNIFRAYDIRGVADVDLTDDVVYRLGQAYGTYINSNLKSQISNLKVGVGQDVRISSPRIAKSLIRGILDTGVDVVDLGVIPTPILYFSTFYYNYAGGIMVTGSHNPKEYNGFKILKGKETIYGNEIQKLKTVMEEGNFIKGKGKLIKHNPVLDYINLVKSKVKIKHTKKLVIDPGNGTCGPVAYRIFRELACDIECIYCEPDGNFPAHLPDPTIPEYMEDLIKRVRTTQSDFGIGYDGDGDRIGVVDELGNIIWGDKLLALFAKDVLKEHHGAPIIFEVKCSDGLVEYIKSMGGLPIMWKTGHSFIKAKMKVEKSPLAGEMSGHMFFADNYYGYDDAIFASMRLLEILSNEKRTLSDLITEIPYYYSTPEIRVDSKDELKFKLVNLLKDHFKSHYPVIDIDGVRIKFTDGWALVRASNTQPVLVMRFEAKTKERLAQIKKEVIDKLSEIQPNR; via the coding sequence ATGAGAGGATTGGTGTTAAATCCAAATATATTTAGAGCATATGATATAAGGGGGGTTGCAGATGTAGACCTCACAGATGATGTTGTATATAGACTGGGTCAAGCTTACGGAACATATATAAACTCAAATCTCAAATCTCAAATCTCAAATCTCAAAGTGGGAGTTGGACAGGATGTAAGGATATCATCACCAAGAATAGCTAAATCACTTATTCGTGGAATACTGGATACAGGAGTAGATGTTGTTGACCTCGGTGTTATACCGACTCCTATTTTATACTTTTCTACCTTTTATTATAATTACGCTGGTGGCATAATGGTAACAGGGAGTCATAATCCTAAGGAATATAATGGATTCAAGATACTCAAAGGGAAAGAAACTATTTATGGAAATGAGATACAAAAACTCAAAACCGTAATGGAGGAAGGCAATTTTATAAAAGGCAAAGGTAAGTTAATTAAGCACAACCCTGTCTTAGATTATATAAATTTAGTCAAAAGTAAAGTAAAAATCAAACACACAAAGAAACTTGTAATTGACCCAGGTAATGGGACCTGTGGTCCGGTTGCATATCGCATTTTCCGTGAACTTGCCTGTGATATAGAATGTATTTATTGTGAGCCGGATGGTAATTTTCCTGCCCATTTACCTGACCCTACAATTCCTGAATATATGGAGGACTTAATAAAGAGAGTACGTACTACACAGTCAGATTTTGGCATAGGCTACGATGGTGATGGCGACCGTATAGGGGTTGTGGATGAGCTTGGTAACATAATATGGGGTGATAAATTACTCGCTCTATTTGCAAAAGATGTATTAAAGGAACACCACGGTGCCCCAATCATATTTGAAGTTAAGTGTTCTGATGGCCTTGTAGAATATATAAAATCTATGGGTGGCTTACCAATTATGTGGAAGACTGGGCACTCATTTATAAAAGCAAAAATGAAGGTAGAAAAATCACCACTCGCAGGTGAGATGTCAGGTCATATGTTTTTTGCTGACAACTACTACGGTTACGATGATGCAATATTTGCATCAATGAGACTGCTTGAAATACTGTCAAATGAAAAAAGAACTCTATCAGACCTTATAACTGAAATCCCATACTATTACTCAACACCGGAAATTCGTGTAGACTCCAAAGATGAATTAAAATTTAAACTCGTAAATTTGCTAAAGGATCATTTTAAATCCCATTACCCAGTTATAGATATAGATGGTGTAAGGATAAAGTTTACAGATGGCTGGGCTCTTGTACGTGCATCAAATACACAGCCCGTTCTTGTCATGAGGTTTGAGGCAAAAACTAAAGAAAGACTCGCACAAATAAAGAAAGAAGTAATTGACAAGTTATCTGAAATCCAACCCAATAGGTAA
- a CDS encoding UPF0182 family protein, which translates to MGELTYPPVFTNTLTEEFDYPKGDKNVYCTYEGDGGIPLLNFLRKFAFALRFDGIKLLLAKYLTPKSRIMFRRQITHRVLRIAPFLRYDADPYIVISKEGKLFWLWDAYTISSRFPYSERFAFQGDTINYIRNSVKVLIDAYNGGVKFFVFDTKDPIIRTWSNIFPSLFFPKAEFPTDLLQHLRYPEDLLSLQARVYATYHMTDPNVFYNKEDLWSIAQEVYIERTQPMLPYYVIVKLDKEIEFIQMIPFNPVGKNNLIAWLAGRCDGEFYGTLLAYKFPYVEPLYLQATESRMPELKKVIVASGDRLVWADNFSGAIHNLITEYRAPVTKREEVGIEEVGIHDLIGAALMHFNRYKELVGEGKFKEAGDELYKLEATLKRAAKQRK; encoded by the coding sequence ATGGGTGAACTCACTTATCCACCTGTATTTACAAATACACTTACTGAGGAATTTGATTACCCAAAGGGAGACAAAAATGTATACTGTACCTATGAAGGTGATGGTGGAATACCATTATTAAACTTTTTGCGTAAATTTGCTTTTGCACTTAGATTTGATGGGATAAAACTTTTATTAGCTAAATATCTAACACCTAAGTCAAGAATAATGTTCAGACGCCAAATTACTCATAGGGTGCTCCGTATAGCACCATTCTTACGATATGATGCTGACCCATACATTGTGATATCAAAAGAGGGTAAACTATTCTGGTTATGGGATGCATATACAATATCAAGTAGATTTCCTTATTCAGAAAGATTTGCCTTCCAAGGGGATACAATAAATTATATACGTAACTCAGTAAAAGTTTTAATTGACGCTTACAATGGAGGAGTTAAATTCTTTGTCTTTGATACAAAAGACCCAATCATACGCACCTGGTCAAATATATTCCCGTCACTTTTCTTTCCAAAGGCAGAATTTCCGACCGACTTATTACAGCATTTAAGGTATCCAGAAGATTTGCTATCCCTACAAGCAAGAGTTTATGCAACTTACCATATGACAGACCCAAATGTATTCTATAACAAAGAGGACTTATGGAGTATTGCACAGGAAGTATATATTGAACGGACACAACCAATGCTTCCTTATTATGTTATTGTAAAGCTGGATAAGGAGATTGAGTTTATACAAATGATACCATTTAATCCAGTGGGTAAAAACAACCTTATTGCTTGGCTTGCAGGTAGGTGTGATGGTGAATTCTATGGAACACTTCTGGCATACAAATTCCCTTATGTGGAGCCACTTTATTTGCAGGCTACTGAATCAAGGATGCCAGAGCTTAAGAAAGTAATTGTGGCATCAGGTGATAGATTAGTTTGGGCAGATAACTTTTCAGGTGCTATCCACAATTTGATAACTGAGTACAGGGCTCCTGTAACAAAGCGTGAAGAAGTGGGTATTGAGGAAGTAGGTATTCACGACTTAATTGGGGCTGCACTCATGCACTTCAATCGCTATAAAGAACTGGTTGGCGAAGGTAAGTTTAAAGAGGCAGGTGATGAGCTTTACAAATTGGAAGCTACCCTTAAAAGAGCTGCAAAGCAAAGAAAATGA
- a CDS encoding LytR C-terminal domain-containing protein, with product MQHSKKEIKELRKYALKLSDIPKLKDKLQALILLLIGIFCIVYLISTGRSFVKSWLIASKETISKIRVEVLNGTNRAGLAKRTANFLRSKGFDIIGYEDANREVESTVILDRINPSLESASFVRRALRQGKVSFEPHPLQLLEVTVVLGNDFKEIKEIKRASSLLYPK from the coding sequence ATGCAGCATTCTAAAAAAGAAATCAAAGAACTGCGTAAGTATGCGCTTAAGCTTAGTGATATTCCAAAACTAAAAGACAAACTACAGGCTTTAATTCTCCTACTTATAGGCATTTTTTGTATTGTTTACTTAATTTCAACAGGTAGAAGTTTTGTAAAAAGTTGGCTCATAGCAAGTAAAGAGACGATAAGCAAAATACGGGTAGAGGTTTTGAATGGTACCAACAGGGCTGGGCTTGCAAAGCGGACAGCCAATTTCTTACGTTCCAAAGGATTTGATATTATTGGGTATGAGGATGCCAATCGTGAAGTAGAAAGTACAGTAATACTTGATAGAATAAATCCGAGTCTTGAGAGTGCAAGCTTTGTAAGGAGGGCATTGCGGCAAGGTAAAGTTAGCTTTGAACCGCATCCACTACAACTGCTGGAAGTAACCGTAGTGCTTGGAAATGATTTTAAAGAAATTAAAGAAATAAAAAGGGCTTCAAGTCTTCTCTATCCTAAGTGA
- a CDS encoding PDZ domain-containing protein, which produces MRVDTSSNQQIKGYYRYPTIHNDKIVFVAEDDLWLVALGGGIARRLTSNLGEVMYPFFSPDGNWLAFTGQEEGHPEVYVMPADGGFAKRMTWLGSSTLVVGWSGESIVFASNVGQPFIQLFYLYKVNRAGGDPELIQVGPARTISFGPTGLVIGRNTGDLARWKRYRGGTAGEIWIDKNNSGHFYPLIKLKGNLANPMWIGKRIYFISDHEGIGNIYSCLTSGTDLRRHTNHKEFYVRNATTDDKRIVYHAGADIYVFDTLNESTNCVEIKYHSPHIQRSRKFVEADKYLEDYSLSGDGSSVALVSRGKSFTFGNWEGPVLQQGVPDGVRYRLTRWLNDKKRVVLVSDESGEQKLEVHWVDGIKPKKSFNDLDIGIPYELLVSPKKDEVILANHRHELIWIDILTGKSKVIEQSKYGPIRGFDWSPDGRWVAYSFAINRQIEIIKICKLSTYKIFEVTEPVRYDIAPVFDPDGKYLYFLSNRVFNPVYDNIHFDLNFPKGMRPYLATLQKDLPSPFVPQPKGFGEEAEKEGPKKSEPKQVKIDIEGISDRIVPFPVDEGIYTDIVATKDKVFYGVYPVEGTRGMEWSKKEPPSKVCIKVYDMKKLEEATFVDKVTSFRLSRDGSALICRVGNRLRVLKTKRVPKEELPKDDKPSRESGWLDLARVKVSINPISEWQQMFHEAWRLQREYFWQKDMSGVNWKKVFNRYCPLVSRVASRSEFSDLIWEMQGELGTSHAYELGGDYRPSPQYKLGFLGADLVYDNKHNAYRFKHILRGDPWDENNPPPLKRPGVNVKDGDLLLAIGGQKVERGCPPNKLLVNQVDTELQLTVANSDGSSPRTVCVKTLKDETPLRYREWVESNRKYVHKKSNGKVGYLHIPDMMGDGYAEFHRYFLQELDREGLIVDVRFTRGGHVSQLLLEKLARKRLGYDLTRWMGYAPYPQESICGPVVALTNEYAASDGDIFSHSFKLMKLGKLIGRRTWGGVIGIWPRNWLVDGTLTTQPEFSFWFKDVGWGVENYGTDPDIKVDIKPQDYVKGVDTQLDRAIKEVLRELEKNPPLKPDFRKKPKLTLP; this is translated from the coding sequence ATGAGAGTAGATACATCCTCTAATCAGCAAATCAAAGGCTATTATAGGTACCCAACTATCCATAACGATAAAATAGTATTTGTGGCTGAAGATGACTTATGGTTGGTTGCATTAGGAGGCGGTATAGCCAGGCGTCTAACTTCAAATCTTGGTGAAGTTATGTATCCATTTTTCTCACCTGATGGCAACTGGCTTGCCTTTACAGGACAGGAGGAGGGTCATCCTGAGGTTTATGTGATGCCAGCCGATGGTGGGTTTGCAAAGAGGATGACTTGGCTTGGTAGTTCAACGTTAGTGGTTGGTTGGAGTGGTGAAAGCATTGTGTTTGCCAGCAATGTTGGTCAGCCATTTATACAACTTTTTTATTTATATAAAGTTAATAGGGCAGGTGGTGACCCCGAACTGATTCAGGTTGGTCCTGCTCGCACCATAAGCTTTGGACCCACTGGCTTAGTAATTGGCAGAAATACCGGTGACCTTGCAAGATGGAAAAGATATAGAGGCGGTACTGCTGGTGAAATCTGGATAGATAAAAATAATAGTGGACACTTTTATCCACTTATCAAACTAAAAGGTAACCTCGCTAATCCCATGTGGATAGGTAAGCGAATATACTTTATTTCTGACCATGAAGGTATTGGTAATATTTATTCTTGCCTGACTTCTGGTACCGATTTAAGAAGGCATACCAACCATAAAGAGTTCTATGTACGGAATGCTACTACTGATGACAAGCGTATTGTGTATCATGCGGGAGCCGATATTTATGTTTTTGACACACTTAACGAATCAACCAACTGTGTTGAGATTAAATATCATAGTCCACATATACAGCGTAGTCGTAAATTTGTGGAAGCAGATAAATACCTTGAAGATTATAGTTTATCAGGTGATGGCAGTTCAGTAGCATTAGTAAGTCGTGGCAAATCATTTACCTTCGGTAATTGGGAGGGCCCAGTATTACAGCAGGGTGTCCCTGATGGAGTCCGATATCGGCTAACTCGTTGGTTAAATGACAAAAAGCGTGTAGTACTTGTAAGTGATGAGAGTGGTGAACAGAAGTTGGAGGTACACTGGGTTGATGGAATTAAGCCCAAAAAATCATTTAATGATTTAGATATTGGCATACCATATGAGCTACTCGTATCCCCAAAGAAAGATGAAGTAATTCTGGCAAACCATCGTCATGAACTAATCTGGATAGACATATTGACTGGAAAGTCAAAAGTTATTGAGCAAAGCAAGTACGGTCCAATCAGGGGGTTTGATTGGTCACCCGATGGTAGGTGGGTAGCTTATTCGTTTGCAATAAATCGCCAGATAGAGATAATTAAAATTTGCAAGTTATCAACTTACAAAATATTTGAGGTAACTGAGCCGGTTCGGTATGATATTGCACCAGTATTTGATCCGGATGGCAAATACTTGTACTTCCTATCTAACCGTGTGTTTAATCCAGTTTACGACAATATACATTTCGACTTAAACTTTCCCAAAGGTATGCGTCCGTATCTTGCTACTTTACAAAAAGATTTACCCTCCCCATTTGTGCCGCAGCCAAAAGGATTTGGTGAAGAAGCTGAAAAAGAGGGACCTAAAAAATCAGAGCCAAAGCAAGTCAAAATTGACATAGAAGGTATTTCTGACCGAATAGTACCATTTCCTGTAGATGAAGGAATATATACCGATATCGTAGCAACTAAAGATAAAGTATTTTATGGAGTATATCCAGTTGAGGGTACTCGTGGAATGGAATGGTCCAAAAAAGAGCCGCCAAGCAAGGTTTGTATAAAGGTATACGATATGAAAAAATTAGAAGAAGCAACATTTGTTGATAAAGTAACAAGTTTTAGACTCTCTCGCGATGGCTCAGCCTTAATATGTCGTGTTGGCAATCGCTTACGTGTACTAAAGACAAAAAGAGTCCCAAAAGAAGAGCTTCCAAAAGATGATAAACCAAGCAGGGAGAGTGGTTGGCTTGATTTAGCACGTGTAAAAGTTTCAATTAACCCAATATCTGAATGGCAACAAATGTTTCATGAAGCATGGCGCTTACAGCGCGAATATTTCTGGCAAAAAGACATGTCAGGTGTAAATTGGAAGAAAGTTTTTAATCGTTATTGTCCTTTAGTAAGTCGAGTTGCTTCACGTAGCGAATTTTCAGATTTAATATGGGAAATGCAGGGTGAATTGGGGACATCACATGCTTACGAACTTGGTGGTGATTATAGGCCATCACCCCAATATAAACTTGGCTTTTTAGGTGCAGATTTGGTTTATGACAATAAACATAATGCTTATAGGTTCAAGCATATTCTAAGAGGCGACCCTTGGGATGAAAATAATCCACCTCCATTGAAGCGACCTGGAGTAAATGTAAAAGACGGAGACTTGCTTTTGGCAATTGGTGGTCAAAAAGTAGAAAGAGGTTGTCCACCAAATAAATTATTAGTAAATCAAGTAGATACAGAATTACAACTCACTGTGGCAAATAGTGATGGCAGTTCACCGAGGACTGTTTGTGTTAAGACATTGAAGGATGAGACACCACTTCGTTATCGGGAATGGGTAGAATCGAACAGGAAATATGTACATAAAAAGAGCAATGGTAAGGTCGGCTATCTCCACATCCCTGATATGATGGGAGATGGCTATGCTGAATTTCACCGCTACTTTTTACAAGAACTTGATAGGGAAGGTTTAATTGTGGATGTCCGCTTCACTAGGGGTGGCCATGTTTCACAACTTTTGTTGGAGAAACTTGCCCGTAAAAGACTTGGATATGATTTGACTCGCTGGATGGGTTATGCACCTTATCCGCAAGAGTCTATTTGTGGTCCAGTTGTTGCCTTAACAAATGAATATGCTGCCTCAGATGGCGATATTTTTAGCCATTCATTTAAACTGATGAAACTCGGTAAATTGATTGGTCGTCGCACTTGGGGTGGTGTAATTGGTATTTGGCCACGTAATTGGTTAGTAGATGGAACACTGACTACACAGCCTGAGTTCTCTTTTTGGTTTAAAGATGTAGGATGGGGTGTTGAGAATTATGGTACAGATCCAGATATTAAAGTTGACATAAAACCGCAGGATTATGTAAAAGGGGTAGATACACAATTAGATAGAGCTATCAAGGAAGTTTTACGAGAATTAGAGAAAAATCCACCCCTTAAACCTGATTTCAGGAAAAAGCCAAAACTTACATTACCATAA
- a CDS encoding Hsp20/alpha crystallin family protein, which yields MDRKYHPLTEFRGVEDIVDRTLWRFFSDFFPGRWRRPWAEEIAPACDLIDRGDHLLLRAEVPGLKKEDLEISVDESSISLKGEIKKSTEEKGETYYRSERSYGSFSRSITFPTEIDSSKTDATLKDGILEVKLPKKKEKIAKKVEIKIK from the coding sequence ATGGACAGGAAGTATCATCCATTGACAGAGTTTAGAGGAGTTGAAGATATAGTGGACAGGACACTTTGGCGCTTTTTCTCAGATTTCTTTCCTGGTAGGTGGAGGAGACCGTGGGCAGAGGAAATAGCACCTGCATGTGACCTCATTGATAGGGGAGACCACCTTCTACTACGAGCTGAAGTACCTGGACTTAAAAAAGAGGATTTAGAGATATCTGTGGATGAGAGTTCTATTAGTTTAAAAGGTGAGATAAAGAAAAGTACTGAGGAGAAAGGTGAAACCTATTATCGGAGCGAGCGAAGTTACGGCTCATTCTCAAGGAGTATCACTTTTCCTACCGAAATAGACTCAAGTAAGACAGATGCTACCCTAAAAGACGGTATTCTTGAAGTTAAACTACCAAAGAAGAAAGAGAAGATAGCAAAGAAGGTTGAGATTAAGATTAAGTAG